From the Acetobacter aceti genome, one window contains:
- a CDS encoding GNAT family N-acetyltransferase: MSVTIETLTGENLLSVVPDLARLRITIFREWPYLYEGNLAYEENYLHAYIQSPGTAVVVAKDGDRVVGASTCLPLKDEMACIRAPFEERSLSTDDFFYFGESVLLESYRGQGIGVRFFDERERHARSASNAPFAVFCAVRRWKTDPRRPENAKSLANFWVKRGFTPLPGVFCHLDWKEPGVPGQRDHLLDFHIKSLRGDPIPAALLHNDQDED; this comes from the coding sequence ATGTCGGTGACTATTGAAACCCTTACCGGAGAAAACCTTCTCTCAGTTGTCCCTGATCTCGCACGCCTGCGGATCACGATCTTCCGGGAATGGCCTTATCTCTATGAAGGGAATCTTGCCTATGAAGAGAATTATCTGCACGCCTACATACAGAGCCCCGGCACTGCGGTTGTCGTGGCAAAGGATGGCGACAGGGTCGTGGGGGCTTCGACCTGCCTTCCCCTGAAAGACGAGATGGCGTGCATCCGTGCGCCTTTTGAAGAACGCAGTCTTTCCACAGACGATTTCTTCTATTTCGGGGAATCCGTCCTGCTGGAATCCTATCGTGGGCAGGGTATCGGTGTGCGTTTTTTCGATGAGCGCGAACGTCACGCACGCTCCGCCAGCAACGCACCATTTGCGGTATTCTGTGCTGTGCGACGTTGGAAAACCGATCCCCGTCGTCCGGAGAATGCAAAATCACTTGCAAATTTTTGGGTGAAACGTGGTTTTACCCCTCTTCCTGGTGTTTTCTGCCATCTGGACTGGAAGGAACCGGGTGTGCCCGGTCAACGCGACCATCTTCTCGATTTTCATATCAAATCACTCAGAGGCGACCCGATTCCAGCGGCGCTTCTGCACAATGATCAGGACGAGGATTGA
- a CDS encoding carbon-nitrogen hydrolase family protein, which translates to MNKPLRLGVLAWKVAKISSLDDYASHLDHLVAEGAAQADLLLMPEYSCMEAAAAVTKEPDPSAELDAMCAHSDAILAIMREAAKKHSVWLMPGTLPRPEAAGVRNRAPLIAPDGSVAFQDKHVMTRFETESWGVKAGDTPGVFETPWGFIGTSVCYDSEFPMLARSQVEAGAWLILVPTCTDSMHGFNRVKISAQARALENQCFVAVSPTVGDAPWLATLDENHGCAGVYGPVDRGFPDDGVIAEGALDQGGWIFVTLTPDRLDEVRENGAVRNCRDWPSVVPPAGSNPFSKV; encoded by the coding sequence ATGAACAAACCTCTTCGACTAGGTGTTCTCGCCTGGAAAGTCGCAAAAATCAGCTCTCTTGACGACTATGCCAGCCATCTTGACCATCTGGTGGCCGAAGGCGCTGCGCAGGCCGACCTCCTGCTGATGCCTGAATATTCCTGCATGGAAGCCGCTGCCGCCGTCACGAAAGAACCAGATCCCTCCGCCGAACTGGATGCGATGTGTGCGCACAGTGACGCCATTCTCGCCATCATGCGTGAGGCCGCGAAAAAGCATTCGGTCTGGCTGATGCCGGGCACATTACCTCGTCCGGAAGCAGCCGGAGTGCGGAATCGTGCTCCGCTGATCGCACCTGATGGCTCCGTGGCGTTTCAGGACAAGCACGTCATGACCCGGTTCGAAACCGAATCATGGGGTGTGAAAGCCGGCGATACACCCGGCGTGTTCGAAACGCCATGGGGGTTTATTGGAACCTCCGTCTGCTATGATTCGGAATTTCCAATGCTGGCGCGGTCGCAGGTTGAAGCCGGCGCGTGGCTGATCCTTGTGCCCACCTGCACGGATTCCATGCATGGTTTCAACCGCGTGAAGATTTCCGCACAGGCCCGCGCACTGGAAAACCAGTGCTTCGTGGCGGTTTCACCAACTGTTGGTGATGCGCCATGGCTGGCCACGCTGGACGAGAATCATGGCTGCGCGGGTGTTTATGGACCCGTCGATCGGGGTTTCCCCGATGATGGTGTCATTGCGGAAGGAGCACTCGATCAGGGAGGCTGGATCTTTGTCACGCTGACACCTGACAGGCTGGATGAAGTGCGGGAAAACGGGGCGGTTCGCAACTGCCGGGACTGGCCAAGTGTCGTGCCACCAGCAGGAAGCAATCCTTTCTCGAAAGTCTGA
- a CDS encoding ketosteroid isomerase-related protein gives MTQAMTRTLIESYYATFNAGNRDDFLALLTDDVIHDINQGGREVGKETFRAFLGRMDRCYKETIADIAVMVNEDGTRAAAEFMVHGEYLSTDDGLPEAKGQTYLLPAGAFFSVRDGKVSRISNYYNLPEWERQVTA, from the coding sequence ATGACACAGGCTATGACCCGGACACTGATCGAGTCCTACTACGCAACTTTCAACGCCGGAAACCGCGATGACTTCCTCGCATTGCTCACCGACGACGTCATCCATGACATCAATCAGGGCGGAAGAGAGGTCGGGAAGGAGACGTTCCGCGCTTTTCTGGGGCGCATGGACCGCTGCTACAAGGAAACCATTGCCGACATCGCGGTGATGGTGAACGAGGACGGCACGCGCGCCGCCGCAGAGTTCATGGTACATGGAGAATATCTCTCGACAGATGACGGGCTGCCTGAGGCGAAGGGTCAGACCTATCTTCTGCCAGCCGGAGCATTCTTCTCCGTGCGTGACGGGAAGGTGTCGAGAATCTCCAATTATTACAATCTCCCGGAATGGGAGCGGCAGGTCACAGCCTGA
- the glyA gene encoding serine hydroxymethyltransferase has protein sequence MSTDTLKSFFQSSLASVDAEVASAIASEFERQRDGIELIASENMVSEAVLQAQGSVLTNKYAEGYPGRRYYGGCSEVDKVETLAIERARKMFGAGFANVQPHSGANANQAAFMAVVAPGDTVLGMSLAAGGHLTHGAAPNYSGKWFNAVQYGVRQQDGHLDYEEMESLAREHKPKLIVAGSSAYPRIIDFARFRRIADEVGAFLMVDMAHFAGLVAAGLYPSPIPHADIVTTTTHKTLRGPRGGLILTNDEALAKKINSAVFPGLQGGPLMHVIAAKAVAFGEALKPEFAEYQKAVAANAKVLGETLVARGFDLVTGGTDSHLLLVDLRPKKVTGKIAEKALERAGITANKNAVPFDPEKPAITSGIRLGSPAATARGFREAEFRQVGEMIDEVLTALAASGGEGDAAVENAVHERVKALCAQFPIYKH, from the coding sequence ATGAGCACCGACACATTGAAGAGTTTTTTTCAATCTTCGCTGGCATCTGTTGACGCGGAAGTTGCGTCGGCGATTGCGAGCGAGTTCGAGCGTCAGCGCGACGGGATCGAGCTGATTGCGTCGGAGAACATGGTGTCGGAGGCTGTTCTTCAGGCTCAGGGCAGCGTTCTGACGAACAAATACGCCGAGGGTTACCCGGGTCGCCGCTACTATGGCGGCTGCTCCGAGGTCGATAAGGTCGAGACGCTGGCCATCGAACGCGCCAGGAAGATGTTCGGCGCGGGCTTCGCCAACGTGCAGCCGCACTCGGGCGCCAACGCCAACCAGGCGGCCTTCATGGCCGTCGTGGCGCCGGGCGACACGGTGCTGGGCATGAGCCTCGCCGCCGGTGGCCATCTCACACACGGCGCGGCCCCGAACTATTCCGGCAAATGGTTCAACGCCGTGCAGTATGGCGTGCGCCAGCAGGACGGCCATCTCGACTACGAAGAGATGGAATCCCTCGCCCGCGAGCACAAGCCGAAGCTGATCGTCGCCGGCAGCTCCGCCTATCCGCGGATCATCGACTTCGCCCGCTTCCGCAGGATCGCTGACGAGGTCGGCGCTTTCCTGATGGTCGATATGGCGCACTTCGCCGGTCTGGTGGCGGCCGGCCTGTATCCGAGCCCGATCCCGCACGCCGACATCGTCACGACCACGACGCACAAGACCCTGCGCGGTCCGCGCGGCGGCCTGATCCTGACGAACGACGAGGCGCTGGCCAAGAAGATCAACTCCGCCGTGTTCCCCGGCCTGCAGGGCGGCCCGCTGATGCACGTGATCGCCGCCAAGGCCGTCGCGTTCGGCGAGGCGCTGAAGCCGGAGTTTGCCGAGTATCAGAAGGCCGTCGCCGCCAACGCGAAGGTGCTGGGCGAGACGCTGGTGGCGCGTGGCTTCGACCTCGTGACCGGCGGCACGGACAGCCATCTGCTGCTGGTTGATCTGCGTCCGAAGAAGGTGACGGGCAAGATCGCGGAGAAGGCTCTGGAGCGCGCGGGCATCACGGCGAACAAGAACGCCGTGCCGTTCGACCCGGAGAAACCTGCGATCACGTCAGGCATCCGTCTGGGCAGCCCGGCGGCGACGGCGCGTGGTTTCCGCGAGGCCGAGTTCCGTCAGGTGGGCGAGATGATCGACGAGGTTCTGACCGCGCTGGCCGCGTCCGGCGGCGAGGGGGACGCCGCCGTCGAGAACGCCGTCCACGAACGCGTCAAGGCGCTCTGTGCTCAGTTCCCAATCTATAAACATTGA